In Drosophila nasuta strain 15112-1781.00 chromosome 2R, ASM2355853v1, whole genome shotgun sequence, a single genomic region encodes these proteins:
- the LOC132783913 gene encoding uncharacterized protein LOC132783913: MPEKPSPSKTSPTAPKPVSGVKDAKPKDAKPKPPQPVLRTPPTITHDRIWKIMKM, from the exons atgccTGAGAAGCCAAGCCCATCAAAGACAAGCCCCACCGCCCCAAAGCCTGTGAGTGGTGTCAAGGATGCGAAGCCCAAGGATGCGAAGCCCAAGCCACCTCAGCCGGTGTTGCGAACTCCACCGACTATCACACACGACAGG ATCTGGAAGATTATGAAAATGTAG